A window from Primulina huaijiensis isolate GDHJ02 chromosome 11, ASM1229523v2, whole genome shotgun sequence encodes these proteins:
- the LOC140988176 gene encoding transcription factor MYB61-like, which translates to MGRHSCCYKQKLRKGLWSPEEDEKLVKHITKHGHGCWSSVPKLAGLQRCGKSCRLRWINYLRPDLKRGTFSLDEENLIIDLHSVLGNRWSQIAVQLPGRTDNEIKNLWNSSIKKKLRQKGIDPITHKPLAEAEDQEKASPNGKNNERTSEGSSEVSFLESETSKNQAFAEEKPTQEFFLNRFVSSHENSPVKPSDLSGFLSFNQQINHGPRTGFSTNPNTMLFSYLSSKSSEIISDKFNSNISSVPPCILSSIISTSTRTKPYPNFGPENPITPSYDSVKFQNLSSTNSDLQTDFSCLENNPFSWGVTDCAKSEKEDEIPEGIKWAEYLQTPFILGNNLIHDQIAQNLDMESKSQALFATDASYSNGNWHSNQLLHQPLLQGSQLYRNQFQRLPATFGFS; encoded by the exons ATGGGCAGGCATTCTTGTTGCTACAAGCAGAAGCTAAGAAAAGGGCTATGGTCACCGGAGGAAGATGAAAAACTTGTAAAACACATAACTAAACATGGTCATGGCTGCTGGAGCTCAGTTCCAAAGCTAGCAG GGCTTCAAAGGTGTGGGAAGAGTTGCAGATTGAGGTGGATTAATTATTTAAGGCCTGATTTGAAAAGAGGGACATTTTCACTTGACGAAGAGAATTTGATCATCGACCTGCATTCGGTTCTTGGAAACAG ATGGTCCCAAATCGCAGTGCAGTTGCCCGGAAGAACAGATAATGAAATCAAGAACCTGTGGAATTCATCCATCAAGAAAAAACTAAGGCAAAAGGGCATTGATCCCATTACACATAAGCCTCTCGCGGAAGCCGAGGATCAAGAAAAGGCATCACCAAACGGCAAAAACAATGAGAGAACGTCGGAAGGATCGAGCGAAGTTAGTTTTCTCGAGTCCGAAACCTCGAAAAATCAAGCTTTCGCGGAAGAGAAACCGACACAAGAATTCTTCCTTAACAGGTTTGTTTCCAGCCACGAAAATAGCCCAGTCAAGCCATCTGATCTGTCTGGATTCCTCTCCTTTAATCAGCAGATCAATCACGGGCCAAGAACCGGGTTCTCTACGAATCCCAACACGATGCTTTTCTCCTATTTAAGCAGTAAATCTTCAGAAATTATTTCTGATAAATTCAACTCTAACATATCCAGCGTTCCACCTTGTATTTTAAGCTCAATCATCTCCACCTCAACCCGAACAAAACCGTACCCGAATTTCGGCCCCGAAAATCCCATTACCCCATCATATGACAGTGTCAAGTTTCAGAATTTAAGCAGCACGAACTCTGATCTTCAAACAGATTTCAGCTGCTTGGAAAATAATCCCTTTTCTTGGGGAGTTACAGATTGTGCAAAATCAGAGAAAGAAGACGAAATCCCGGAAGGTATCAAGTGGGCAGAGTATCTGCAAACTCCATTTATACTGGGAAACAACTTAATCCACGATCAAATTGCTCAAAACTTAGACATGGAATCGAAATCACAAGCACTTTTTGCAACAGACGCTTCCTACAGTAATGGAAATTGGCATTCAAACCAGCTACTACATCAGCCATTGTTACAAGGTTCACAATTATATAGAAACCAATTTCAGAGACTTCCTGCCACCTTTGGATTTTCTTGA